From the genome of Scytonema hofmannii PCC 7110, one region includes:
- a CDS encoding DUF427 domain-containing protein, whose product MFRPQRIEPSPGQESVWDYPRPPRLEDVDKHIQIVFNDITIADTHSAKRVLETSHPPVYYIPPTDIKVEYLLPLQLSSFCEWKGSAGYYTVRVGDKEAQNAAWFYPNPTPTFASIKDYVAFYAHLMDACYVNGEKVQPQPGNFYGGWITSDIVGPFKGSPGSWGW is encoded by the coding sequence ATGTTCAGACCTCAACGTATTGAACCCAGTCCCGGACAAGAGTCAGTATGGGATTATCCCCGTCCACCTCGCCTTGAGGACGTGGACAAACATATCCAGATCGTTTTTAACGACATCACCATAGCAGATACTCACAGTGCCAAACGCGTTTTAGAAACAAGCCACCCCCCTGTCTATTACATCCCACCTACAGATATTAAAGTAGAATATTTACTTCCCTTACAGCTATCGAGCTTTTGTGAGTGGAAAGGAAGTGCAGGTTATTATACAGTTCGTGTTGGGGATAAAGAAGCCCAGAATGCTGCATGGTTCTATCCCAACCCTACACCTACCTTTGCATCCATCAAAGACTATGTAGCTTTTTACGCACATCTTATGGATGCTTGTTACGTTAATGGAGAGAAAGTTCAGCCTCAACCAGGGAATTTCTACGGCGGTTGGATTACAAGTGATATTGTTGGACCGTTTAAAGGTAGCCCTGGTTCTTGGGGATGGTAA
- a CDS encoding RidA family protein, protein MARQVIRTDKAPAPVGPYNQAIIASGQMIFVAGQIPIDPQLGDVLYTNNIAKQTEQVMANIDAILTAAGATFENVVKTTVFLSDLNNFAAMNAVYAKYFSEDSAPARACVEVSRLPKDVLVEIECIAVI, encoded by the coding sequence ATGGCTCGTCAAGTAATTCGTACCGATAAAGCACCCGCACCAGTAGGACCATACAATCAAGCAATTATTGCCTCTGGTCAAATGATTTTTGTTGCTGGGCAAATTCCCATCGATCCCCAACTTGGTGATGTTCTTTACACCAATAATATAGCAAAGCAAACTGAGCAGGTTATGGCTAATATTGATGCTATTCTCACAGCCGCAGGTGCTACTTTTGAAAATGTGGTGAAAACAACTGTATTTTTGTCCGATCTGAATAATTTTGCTGCTATGAATGCAGTTTATGCCAAATATTTCTCGGAAGACTCAGCTCCAGCCCGTGCTTGTGTTGAAGTGTCGCGTTTGCCTAAAGATGTTTTGGTAGAGATTGAGTGTATTGCTGTAATTTAG
- a CDS encoding Uma2 family endonuclease: MPSLKSNKLHTSAEYTALTLQLPPNLKFTDEEFEQIVAVNQELRLELTAVGELVIIAPTGGETGNRNFDLLGQLWFWNSQKNLGIVMVNRELSLQRQLY, translated from the coding sequence ATCCCATCTTTAAAATCAAACAAATTACATACTAGTGCAGAATATACTGCTTTAACTTTACAATTACCTCCTAATCTCAAATTTACGGATGAGGAATTTGAGCAGATTGTTGCTGTGAATCAAGAGTTGCGTTTGGAATTAACGGCTGTTGGAGAATTGGTTATCATAGCACCGACTGGGGGAGAAACGGGAAATCGTAACTTTGATTTATTAGGTCAACTATGGTTTTGGAACAGTCAAAAGAATTTAGGTATTGTTATGGTTAATAGAGAATTAAGTCTTCAAAGACAATTATATTAA
- a CDS encoding GAF domain-containing protein: MTQTPSPQPRTSETISRNFRGKATNNGKPPALPSGKKRQAWSLKHKAMALSLIVSVFPVLTVGTSTYLSSQLAQQQSSEAGQAQNAVKSELERQRQVLLMRTLVTALSAGAIATFLINRALREVLNAAETSTAVVNRLFREEMSTRDRAGGKDELVALGANLKSIEDQLPELLWKQEVAAELSQLLIGISHRIWGARSEEEVLRTAVEEVRQVFKTDRVSVFRFNANWDGTFVAESVASGWPKALWSTIHDPCFAESYVEKYLQGRVRATDNIYQAGLNDCHIGLLERFAVKANLIAPIITNNQLYGLFIAHQCSGPRLWQQPEIDLFTQLASQVGFALDRARLLEQVDEKADRRQVFIDITRRIRASLHEEDILKATVEETRKELRTDRVIVFGFDEDWYGTVLAESVLPGFPKALRANIKDPCFAEGYVDQYQAGRVQATNNIYEAGLSPCHIGQLEPFAVKANLVAPILKDDKLFGLLIAHQCSEPRNWRQVEIDLFAQVAAQVGFALDHARLVNQIEKAYQAVEANSIQQYHQNEVLQHEVSELLRERQIAIQNIADEASKQMEAVQSACDRIQVVANLVRAVDATVQQLKLQRQEDAHVVQTGQKTIDRVTKSAIIIQQVIVKAAEKIELIDEISQNLSSTVLLVSHTISELNLQAMNVALKATRNSTEQERIALADKVLGSMRQLKGNIEETECLVVKIQVEIQEAFEAIGMGAEQITAGTQLVEAIQEKFDWMMNIDTQMDLLLEEIAQATNKQTHASSVAEQMILDVGSIVNDSKKIYGNG, from the coding sequence ATGACTCAAACTCCCTCTCCTCAACCTCGTACCAGTGAAACTATTTCCAGAAATTTTCGTGGCAAGGCTACTAATAACGGCAAGCCACCAGCGCTTCCTTCAGGAAAAAAAAGGCAAGCATGGAGTTTGAAGCATAAAGCAATGGCTTTATCACTAATTGTAAGTGTGTTTCCCGTACTGACAGTTGGTACATCTACTTATTTGAGCAGTCAGTTGGCTCAGCAGCAAAGCAGCGAAGCAGGACAAGCTCAAAATGCAGTAAAGTCTGAACTAGAGCGTCAAAGACAAGTCTTACTGATGAGAACTCTTGTAACAGCATTATCAGCAGGTGCGATCGCGACTTTTCTCATAAATCGCGCCCTGCGTGAAGTTCTCAATGCTGCAGAAACTTCTACGGCTGTTGTGAATCGGCTGTTTCGAGAAGAGATGAGTACTCGCGATCGCGCAGGTGGAAAAGATGAACTGGTCGCGTTAGGAGCAAATCTAAAATCAATAGAAGACCAACTTCCAGAATTGCTGTGGAAACAGGAAGTAGCAGCCGAACTCTCACAACTATTGATAGGCATTAGCCACCGAATTTGGGGAGCGCGTTCTGAAGAAGAGGTTCTAAGAACTGCGGTTGAGGAAGTTCGCCAAGTGTTTAAAACTGACCGTGTGAGTGTCTTTCGCTTTAATGCAAACTGGGATGGCACTTTTGTAGCAGAATCGGTAGCATCTGGTTGGCCAAAAGCTTTGTGGTCAACAATACACGACCCCTGTTTTGCTGAAAGTTATGTAGAAAAATATCTTCAGGGTCGCGTTCGCGCAACTGACAATATTTACCAAGCAGGTCTAAATGATTGCCACATTGGTCTACTAGAACGATTTGCTGTTAAGGCAAATCTAATTGCTCCAATTATTACAAACAACCAGCTATACGGTTTATTTATTGCCCATCAGTGTTCCGGTCCTCGCTTGTGGCAACAGCCTGAGATTGATTTATTTACCCAGTTGGCGTCTCAGGTTGGATTTGCGCTTGACCGTGCTAGGTTGTTAGAACAGGTGGATGAAAAAGCAGATCGGCGTCAGGTATTTATCGACATTACCCGACGCATTCGTGCATCCCTGCATGAAGAGGATATTCTCAAAGCTACCGTGGAAGAAACTCGCAAGGAACTGAGAACTGACCGAGTCATTGTGTTTGGCTTTGACGAAGATTGGTATGGAACTGTCCTTGCAGAATCGGTGCTTCCAGGTTTTCCCAAAGCTTTGCGAGCTAATATTAAAGACCCTTGTTTTGCAGAGGGCTATGTAGACCAGTATCAAGCAGGGCGAGTTCAAGCAACCAACAATATTTATGAAGCGGGTTTGAGTCCTTGTCATATCGGTCAACTAGAACCATTTGCTGTGAAGGCAAATTTAGTGGCTCCTATTCTCAAAGATGATAAGTTATTTGGTTTATTGATTGCCCATCAGTGCTCTGAACCCCGGAATTGGCGACAGGTAGAAATTGATTTATTTGCCCAAGTGGCTGCACAAGTGGGGTTTGCTCTTGACCATGCTCGACTGGTTAATCAGATAGAAAAGGCTTACCAAGCAGTTGAAGCGAATTCTATTCAGCAGTATCACCAAAATGAAGTGCTTCAGCATGAGGTATCAGAACTGCTGAGAGAGCGACAAATAGCTATCCAAAATATAGCAGATGAAGCATCAAAACAAATGGAAGCTGTCCAATCTGCTTGCGATCGCATTCAGGTTGTGGCTAATTTGGTTCGAGCAGTCGATGCAACTGTTCAACAATTGAAACTCCAACGACAGGAAGACGCGCACGTTGTACAAACTGGGCAAAAAACTATCGATCGGGTAACCAAAAGTGCCATTATCATCCAACAAGTCATCGTGAAAGCTGCCGAAAAAATTGAACTTATAGACGAGATATCGCAAAACCTCTCCTCAACAGTGCTGCTTGTGAGTCATACAATTTCCGAACTAAATCTTCAAGCCATGAATGTCGCACTAAAAGCAACTCGAAACAGCACCGAGCAAGAGCGTATTGCTCTAGCAGATAAAGTTTTAGGTTCGATGCGGCAGTTGAAAGGGAATATAGAAGAAACTGAATGCCTTGTGGTAAAAATTCAGGTAGAGATCCAAGAGGCATTTGAGGCTATTGGAATGGGAGCAGAGCAAATAACAGCAGGAACTCAATTGGTAGAGGCAATTCAAGAAAAATTCGATTGGATGATGAATATCGATACTCAAATGGACTTGTTGTTAGAGGAAATTGCTCAAGCGACAAACAAGCAAACACACGCTTCTAGTGTTGCTGAGCAAATGATTCTGGATGTTGGAAGTATCGTTAACGATTCCAAAAAGATTTATGGCAATGGTTGA
- a CDS encoding class I SAM-dependent methyltransferase, with amino-acid sequence MEMKPSKFAELSLTEHKDYTEIETIVANRFNRQYQNEASELPEEVKAMPIYQEWVTGILNAKITSPFWEIQLPRKNQRCLDIGCGVSFLIYPWREWEALFSGQEISTVARDILNSRGPQLNSKLFKGVALGSAHQLQYDNAQFDLAIATGWSCYYPLDYWLLVMEEVKRVLKPGGHFVFDVLNSEKPLALDWAVLETYLGAEVFLESMEAWKGAIASAGAKVDKHLEGELFDLYKVHFP; translated from the coding sequence ATGGAAATGAAACCGTCTAAATTTGCTGAGCTTTCCCTTACAGAGCATAAGGACTATACTGAAATCGAAACAATTGTTGCAAATCGCTTCAATCGACAGTATCAAAATGAAGCTTCAGAACTCCCGGAAGAAGTGAAAGCTATGCCGATTTATCAAGAATGGGTAACGGGAATTTTGAACGCGAAAATTACTTCTCCTTTTTGGGAAATACAACTTCCTCGTAAGAATCAGCGCTGTTTGGATATTGGTTGTGGTGTTAGCTTTTTAATTTATCCTTGGCGGGAGTGGGAAGCTCTTTTTTCTGGTCAAGAAATCAGCACGGTTGCACGAGATATTTTGAATAGTCGCGGTCCTCAACTGAATTCTAAGCTGTTTAAAGGTGTTGCTTTGGGGAGTGCTCATCAATTGCAATATGATAACGCCCAATTCGATCTGGCGATCGCGACAGGTTGGAGTTGCTACTATCCCCTTGATTACTGGCTACTCGTAATGGAAGAAGTTAAGAGGGTACTGAAACCAGGGGGACATTTTGTTTTTGATGTTCTCAATTCAGAGAAACCGTTGGCTTTGGATTGGGCTGTTCTAGAAACATATTTGGGTGCAGAGGTTTTTCTAGAATCAATGGAAGCTTGGAAAGGTGCGATCGCATCTGCTGGTGCTAAGGTAGATAAACACTTGGAGGGTGAGTTGTTTGACCTGTATAAAGTTCATTTTCCATAG
- the psb34 gene encoding photosystem II assembly protein Psb34: MYTTVNEDGVLNNYPTETKMQFAEYPAIWEQRQYVIQGVFATLLVAALVLVAFAAG, from the coding sequence ATGTATACTACTGTTAATGAAGACGGCGTCCTCAACAACTATCCAACCGAAACTAAAATGCAGTTTGCTGAATACCCTGCAATTTGGGAGCAACGTCAATATGTTATCCAAGGCGTGTTTGCTACATTACTTGTCGCTGCTTTAGTTCTGGTTGCTTTTGCAGCTGGTTAA
- a CDS encoding NUDIX domain-containing protein, with amino-acid sequence MNYRNPVPTVDIIIELVDRPHRPIVLIERHNPPFGWAIPGGFVDYGESVEVAAQREALEETGLQVELLEQFQVYSDPSRDPRKHTLSVVFLATATGEPQAGDDAKGIGIFESWRVPENLCFDHDKILRDYWHFRHYGIRPRLG; translated from the coding sequence ATGAATTACCGAAATCCTGTTCCAACAGTTGATATCATCATTGAATTGGTAGACCGTCCTCATCGACCAATAGTGTTAATTGAGCGACATAATCCACCTTTTGGCTGGGCTATCCCCGGTGGTTTTGTAGATTACGGCGAATCTGTTGAGGTGGCGGCGCAACGCGAAGCTTTGGAAGAGACTGGTTTGCAGGTGGAGTTGCTCGAACAATTTCAGGTGTATTCTGACCCCAGTCGCGATCCGCGCAAGCACACTCTTAGTGTTGTGTTTTTGGCGACGGCGACTGGTGAACCGCAGGCGGGGGATGATGCTAAGGGTATAGGCATTTTTGAGTCTTGGCGAGTACCTGAAAACTTATGTTTTGACCACGATAAGATTTTGCGCGATTATTGGCACTTTCGGCATTATGGAATACGTCCCCGGTTAGGTTAG
- a CDS encoding Hsp20/alpha crystallin family protein, with amino-acid sequence MTIIRYNPWKELNAIQRLLEETRVPFERDFVKVPAAELTQTPNAVHLKLELPGMDAKDLDIQVTENTVSISGDRKSETKTEDKGITRTEFHYGKFQRVIPLPVKVQNTNVTAEYKDGILNLTLPKKEEEKNKVVKVNLEQPAA; translated from the coding sequence ATGACAATCATTCGTTACAATCCCTGGAAAGAACTAAACGCAATTCAACGCCTGCTTGAAGAAACAAGAGTTCCCTTTGAAAGAGACTTCGTTAAAGTTCCTGCTGCTGAACTGACTCAAACTCCGAATGCAGTTCACCTCAAGCTAGAACTTCCAGGTATGGACGCCAAAGATTTAGATATCCAAGTGACAGAAAACACTGTTTCTATTAGTGGCGATCGCAAGTCTGAAACTAAGACTGAAGACAAAGGCATCACTCGGACTGAGTTCCACTACGGTAAGTTTCAGCGCGTCATCCCATTGCCTGTTAAAGTTCAAAATACCAACGTTACTGCTGAATACAAAGACGGTATTTTGAATCTGACTCTGCCAAAGAAGGAAGAAGAAAAGAACAAAGTCGTCAAAGTTAATCTAGAACAGCCAGCTGCTTAG
- a CDS encoding type II toxin-antitoxin system VapC family toxin, with translation MSDAVTDTHALIWYLEDSPNLGTAANEIFKRCDRGEISIYIPTICLVEMVYLQEKGRISPNLKMQLDTELRTSTTGFILANLTDEVAEAVAKVSRTTVPDLPDRIITATSLHLGLPLISRDSKIRLAGIPLIW, from the coding sequence ATGAGTGATGCTGTAACTGATACCCATGCTCTGATTTGGTATTTAGAAGATAGCCCCAACTTAGGTACTGCGGCTAATGAGATCTTTAAACGATGCGATCGCGGAGAGATTAGCATTTACATTCCAACCATCTGCCTGGTAGAGATGGTTTACTTACAAGAAAAGGGTCGTATTTCGCCAAACTTGAAAATGCAACTAGATACTGAGTTACGTACTAGTACCACTGGATTCATACTTGCCAATCTTACAGATGAGGTAGCTGAGGCTGTGGCAAAGGTTTCGAGAACTACTGTACCCGATCTGCCTGACCGAATTATTACTGCTACATCACTACATCTAGGTTTACCACTCATTAGTCGAGATAGCAAAATACGGCTTGCTGGCATTCCTTTAATTTGGTAG
- a CDS encoding TRADD-N-associated membrane domain-containing protein: MTQFTNQEIIKERVRQARQSFNLALVATAMSTFISLTGAGLLLTGRANEGAVTAASGMTASVRCAQLAKDANDRLDKIGQAKR; encoded by the coding sequence ATGACACAATTCACAAATCAAGAAATTATTAAAGAGCGTGTACGCCAAGCACGCCAAAGTTTTAACTTAGCACTAGTCGCCACCGCTATGTCTACCTTTATCAGTTTAACTGGTGCAGGTCTCCTGCTTACAGGAAGAGCGAATGAAGGTGCAGTTACAGCTGCTAGTGGGATGACTGCTAGTGTGCGATGCGCCCAACTTGCTAAAGATGCCAATGACAGGTTAGATAAAATTGGGCAGGCTAAGAGATGA
- a CDS encoding phosphate/phosphite/phosphonate ABC transporter substrate-binding protein — translation MSVRQKGLLGASAAFLALTSLVAGSFGSLQAVANSKPERKQATLLAQTAQQSLKIIFPSRSDSTDLQTKANAVAAFLSKEVGMPVEALVGDDTAAVEAMRGDKADVAFLSSRPALKAEQLANARLYLAEVRPTYSGKYTYNSVFVVPKDSSLKTLTSGKATLEQLRGKKMAFTSPTSGSGFIFPVGEMVKQKLVPNRDRLDSFFGQVSYGGNYSKALQAVLRGQADVAAVSEYAMNAPYITEAEKNQLRVLYKIPGVPAHGVAIDDDVPTATREKIITAMLKLNEPQNNQMLRNLYNSTELVKINHDAHLKPIREALKNAGVEP, via the coding sequence ATGAGTGTGAGGCAAAAGGGTCTGCTAGGAGCGAGTGCAGCATTCCTAGCTCTAACTAGTCTAGTCGCAGGTAGCTTTGGGAGTTTGCAAGCGGTTGCTAACTCAAAGCCCGAACGCAAGCAAGCAACTCTACTCGCTCAGACAGCACAACAGTCTTTAAAAATTATTTTTCCAAGTAGATCGGATTCTACAGACTTGCAAACTAAAGCGAATGCTGTAGCAGCGTTTCTATCCAAAGAAGTAGGAATGCCTGTTGAAGCTCTAGTTGGTGATGATACCGCAGCAGTAGAAGCGATGAGAGGAGATAAGGCAGATGTCGCTTTTTTAAGCAGCCGTCCTGCTTTGAAAGCCGAGCAATTGGCAAATGCTCGCTTGTATTTGGCTGAAGTACGCCCAACTTATTCGGGAAAATACACTTATAATTCAGTGTTTGTTGTTCCTAAAGATAGCTCTCTGAAAACTTTGACTTCAGGTAAAGCTACCTTGGAACAGCTGCGCGGTAAAAAAATGGCTTTTACCTCGCCCACTTCTGGTTCAGGGTTTATTTTCCCTGTGGGTGAGATGGTTAAGCAAAAACTAGTACCGAATCGCGATCGCCTCGACAGCTTCTTCGGTCAGGTAAGTTATGGTGGCAATTACAGCAAAGCCCTGCAAGCCGTTTTACGCGGTCAAGCCGATGTAGCGGCAGTATCAGAATATGCTATGAATGCCCCGTATATTACTGAAGCCGAAAAAAATCAACTACGAGTTCTTTACAAAATTCCCGGTGTTCCAGCACACGGCGTAGCTATTGATGATGATGTTCCTACAGCTACAAGAGAAAAAATCATCACTGCTATGCTCAAGCTGAACGAGCCACAAAACAACCAGATGCTACGCAACCTCTATAACTCCACAGAATTAGTAAAAATCAATCACGACGCTCACTTAAAACCAATTCGTGAAGCCCTAAAGAATGCGGGAGTTGAACCATAA
- a CDS encoding phosphonate ABC transporter ATP-binding protein, translating into MIQSVIRCQNVETAYSTTLNRPILNQVNFEINRGEFVVLLGLNGAGKSTLLRSLVGLVPISRGTIHVDGVPLNSRTLPTIRRNVGMLFQGGGLIRQLSAIENVLCGRLGVRTTWQTLFGFPKSDRRQALELLEQLGLREQAYQKTGNLSGGQQQRVAIARSLIQSPEILLADEPITGLDIMASKQVMETLAQLHSEQGMTIVTVLHDLGVAAEYAQRAIILDAGRVVYDGCCDNSLRATFAQGNIRN; encoded by the coding sequence ATGATCCAATCAGTAATTCGTTGTCAAAACGTAGAAACAGCTTATTCCACGACGTTGAACCGTCCCATTTTAAACCAGGTTAATTTTGAAATTAATCGCGGTGAATTTGTTGTGCTGTTAGGGCTTAATGGTGCGGGGAAGTCTACTTTGTTGCGATCGCTAGTTGGGTTAGTTCCAATTTCACGGGGAACAATTCACGTCGATGGTGTGCCATTAAATTCTCGCACGCTGCCGACTATTCGGCGTAACGTGGGAATGTTGTTTCAGGGTGGGGGATTAATTCGCCAGTTATCAGCGATTGAAAATGTACTGTGCGGACGTCTTGGCGTGAGGACAACTTGGCAAACACTGTTTGGGTTTCCTAAAAGCGATCGTCGTCAAGCTTTAGAACTGCTAGAACAGTTAGGTTTGAGAGAACAGGCTTATCAAAAAACTGGTAATTTAAGCGGTGGACAGCAACAAAGAGTAGCAATTGCTAGGTCTTTAATTCAATCGCCAGAGATTCTCCTAGCAGATGAACCTATCACGGGCTTGGATATTATGGCGTCCAAACAAGTGATGGAAACTCTAGCTCAACTCCACTCCGAGCAGGGAATGACAATTGTCACAGTTTTGCACGATTTGGGAGTCGCAGCAGAGTACGCACAACGAGCGATTATTTTGGATGCTGGACGTGTGGTTTATGACGGGTGCTGCGATAACAGCTTACGAGCTACATTTGCTCAAGGAAATATCAGGAACTAG
- the phnE gene encoding phosphonate ABC transporter, permease protein PhnE gives MKNISRLWKRFSWLSGLVILCIVIVIYGWALQGLKVDFQLLKDSWFHIIDFISRLFPPNTSWDILYKTAKALVETVQMSVLGTTIGALLSLPIAVASARNVAPLWLRWLANFLQNAVRSVPSIILGLLFVAATGLGPLAGTLALGIYTIGYLAKFYQQAIEAVDPRSIESLQVAGASRLQIAQYGLLPQVLPLILGYTLWMFEYNIRAASVLGAVGAGGFGFELKSYIDGFEYTKATTMILILSVVVTIIDALSSKLRQRLDSM, from the coding sequence ATGAAAAATATTTCTCGTCTTTGGAAACGCTTTTCTTGGCTAAGTGGCTTAGTTATTCTATGTATTGTTATTGTAATTTATGGTTGGGCGTTGCAAGGTCTGAAAGTAGATTTTCAACTACTAAAAGATAGCTGGTTCCACATCATTGACTTTATTTCACGGTTATTTCCCCCAAATACCAGTTGGGATATTTTGTACAAAACAGCCAAAGCACTGGTAGAAACTGTACAAATGTCTGTGTTGGGAACCACTATTGGAGCATTACTGTCTTTGCCTATTGCTGTTGCGAGTGCTCGTAATGTAGCTCCTCTGTGGCTGCGATGGTTGGCTAATTTTCTGCAAAATGCTGTTCGTTCTGTTCCCTCAATTATTCTTGGTTTGTTATTTGTAGCTGCAACTGGGCTAGGTCCTCTTGCAGGAACTTTAGCTTTGGGAATTTATACTATTGGTTATCTAGCCAAATTTTATCAACAAGCGATTGAAGCTGTCGATCCCCGTTCTATAGAATCTTTGCAAGTTGCAGGTGCGTCTCGGTTACAAATTGCTCAATATGGTTTATTACCTCAAGTGCTGCCTTTAATATTAGGTTATACCTTGTGGATGTTTGAGTATAATATCCGAGCAGCATCAGTTCTTGGTGCAGTCGGTGCAGGTGGTTTTGGTTTTGAATTGAAGAGTTATATCGACGGATTTGAGTACACCAAGGCAACCACCATGATATTAATATTGTCAGTTGTCGTTACTATAATTGATGCTCTTAGCAGCAAATTACGTCAGCGATTGGATTCGATGTAG
- the malQ gene encoding 4-alpha-glucanotransferase has protein sequence MPFPRSSGILLHPTSFPGRFGIGDLGLEAYQFIDFLRDSCQQFWQVLPLGPTGYGNSPYACYSALAGNPFLVSLEKMVEQGLLVEEDFAHLPGFERSKVDYEKVIPIKLELLRKACENFKNRATPLQQTEFAGFCDSKAYWLDDYALFMALKGANGGVSWHKWEPELAKRVPSALDRAGRELTGEIFFHKFTQYEFFRQWSELKTYANMSGVQIIGDIPIYVAHDSADVWSHPDIFCLDEETGEAALMAGVPPDYFSETGQLWGNPVYNWEELKKQDYNWWVGRFQALLDYVDVIRIDHFRGFEAYWAVPQGEETAINGEWLKAPGEELFEAIKLRLGKLPIMAEDLGLITPEVEALRDKYEFPGMKILQFAFGSDAGNPFLPFNYSRNFIVYTGTHDNDTTISWFNQATEYEKQYVLNYLGCLSPEGIHWDFIRLAMNSVANQAIIPLQDVLGLGGEARMNFPSKAEGNWDWRCTSGSLTKEVSQRLQTLTRLSGRSPQGKS, from the coding sequence ATGCCTTTTCCCAGATCAAGTGGTATTCTATTACACCCTACCTCGTTTCCCGGTCGATTTGGCATTGGGGATTTAGGCTTAGAAGCCTATCAATTCATTGATTTTCTTAGAGACAGTTGTCAGCAATTTTGGCAAGTTTTGCCTCTAGGACCGACTGGTTACGGTAATTCTCCCTATGCTTGTTACTCAGCATTAGCTGGTAACCCCTTCCTCGTTAGCTTAGAAAAAATGGTAGAACAGGGCTTACTCGTTGAAGAAGACTTTGCTCATCTACCAGGATTTGAGCGATCTAAGGTAGACTACGAAAAAGTCATACCAATTAAGCTCGAGCTGTTAAGGAAAGCCTGTGAAAATTTTAAAAACAGAGCAACTCCCTTGCAGCAAACAGAATTTGCTGGTTTTTGTGACAGCAAAGCTTACTGGTTGGATGATTATGCCCTATTTATGGCACTCAAAGGTGCTAATGGGGGTGTAAGCTGGCATAAGTGGGAGCCAGAACTTGCCAAACGCGTACCATCCGCATTAGATCGGGCTGGACGAGAACTTACTGGAGAAATTTTTTTCCACAAATTCACCCAGTATGAATTTTTCCGCCAATGGTCTGAATTAAAAACCTACGCCAACATGAGCGGGGTTCAAATTATTGGCGATATTCCCATTTATGTAGCTCACGATAGTGCTGATGTCTGGTCTCATCCCGATATTTTTTGCCTGGATGAAGAGACAGGAGAAGCGGCGCTGATGGCAGGAGTTCCACCCGATTATTTCAGCGAAACCGGACAGTTATGGGGTAATCCAGTCTATAACTGGGAGGAACTGAAAAAACAAGACTATAATTGGTGGGTTGGACGCTTTCAGGCGCTGCTTGACTATGTCGATGTGATTCGTATTGACCACTTCCGAGGGTTTGAAGCTTACTGGGCTGTACCCCAAGGGGAAGAAACTGCCATCAATGGAGAGTGGCTCAAAGCACCTGGAGAAGAGTTGTTTGAAGCGATTAAACTGAGGTTGGGTAAGCTCCCCATTATGGCAGAAGATTTGGGGTTAATTACACCAGAAGTGGAAGCGTTGCGAGACAAATATGAATTCCCTGGAATGAAGATTTTGCAGTTTGCCTTTGGTAGTGATGCAGGCAATCCATTTTTACCATTCAACTACTCGCGCAATTTCATTGTCTACACTGGAACTCATGACAATGACACAACCATTAGCTGGTTCAATCAAGCGACAGAGTACGAAAAGCAGTACGTGTTGAACTATTTAGGTTGTCTCAGCCCTGAAGGTATTCACTGGGATTTCATTCGACTCGCTATGAATTCTGTGGCAAATCAAGCCATTATTCCATTACAGGATGTCTTGGGATTGGGTGGTGAAGCGCGGATGAATTTCCCAAGTAAAGCTGAAGGAAACTGGGACTGGCGTTGTACCTCAGGTAGTTTAACTAAAGAAGTGAGTCAGCGCTTGCAAACTCTCACTCGGCTGTCCGGACGCAGCCCTCAAGGGAAATCTTGA